From a region of the Corallococcus macrosporus genome:
- a CDS encoding PilZ domain-containing protein gives MAVQRKGATTVKAGTAVGTTRPAPAPGVGPLIEMNQGEPEHRHFPRAQLATHFDLWVDDGAGGRRFSANLVSVNVSVSGAFLASTFFLPMGTVVRTRFALEEGAAPVEARAEIVREERGPEDEGRSGFALRFLDFSGQTEVALARLFLGMRLRAFTEDYLKSQRARSLPNELERVIDVMAAWELLKATTPGDPWRGE, from the coding sequence ATGGCGGTGCAGAGGAAGGGTGCGACGACGGTGAAGGCCGGCACGGCGGTGGGGACGACGCGCCCCGCGCCCGCGCCGGGGGTGGGGCCCCTCATCGAGATGAACCAGGGGGAGCCCGAGCACCGGCACTTCCCGCGCGCGCAGCTGGCGACGCACTTCGACCTCTGGGTGGATGACGGCGCGGGCGGCCGACGCTTCTCCGCCAACCTCGTGTCCGTCAACGTGAGCGTCAGCGGCGCCTTCCTCGCGAGCACCTTCTTCCTGCCCATGGGCACGGTGGTGCGCACGCGCTTCGCGCTGGAGGAGGGGGCGGCCCCCGTGGAGGCCCGCGCGGAGATTGTCCGTGAGGAGCGCGGCCCGGAGGACGAGGGCCGCAGCGGGTTCGCCCTGCGCTTCCTGGACTTCTCCGGTCAGACGGAGGTGGCGCTCGCCCGGCTGTTCCTGGGCATGCGCCTGCGTGCCTTCACGGAGGACTACCTCAAGTCACAGCGCGCCCGCTCCCTGCCCAATGAGCTGGAGCGGGTCATCGACGTGATGGCGGCCTGGGAGCTGCTCAAGGCCACCACGCCCGGAGACCCCTGGCGCGGCGAGTAG